The proteins below come from a single Cylindrospermopsis raciborskii Cr2010 genomic window:
- a CDS encoding TRAFAC clade GTPase domain-containing protein, with translation MFNFFKKKDKTSQDSASVRLIGDRTAGKTTYMASLARWPNANPESLVQAVTAIDEGGQDLISKAQNILEQGLELESTQLSSNVSDVRDCTLQITLKEKNQLLNLNVSCKDYSGEFFRDLLHQNNSQLEEYLEDCVQANGIIFLVDGSSRRKDSEYVNGLDKFLLLLDRNDIAGSKKRIALVLNKCEQPDLWVNRNKPEYLASARFPQVCSRLKAWQKMGGGNIEFFTASAFGMLGTKYPEPNVNLLTRGRSGVTAVIRNPKLWRPFGLIAPIYWLCKGSRHPQLDNG, from the coding sequence ATGTTTAACTTCTTCAAAAAGAAAGATAAAACATCACAGGATAGTGCCTCAGTGAGACTAATAGGCGATCGCACTGCGGGGAAGACCACCTATATGGCATCCTTAGCGAGGTGGCCAAATGCCAACCCTGAAAGTTTAGTGCAAGCAGTAACAGCCATAGACGAAGGGGGACAGGATCTAATCAGCAAAGCACAAAACATACTAGAGCAGGGACTAGAACTAGAAAGTACCCAACTATCCTCCAACGTATCAGACGTTAGAGATTGCACCCTGCAAATCACCCTAAAAGAGAAAAATCAACTACTGAATTTAAACGTCAGTTGTAAAGACTACTCAGGGGAATTTTTTAGAGACCTATTGCACCAAAACAATTCCCAACTAGAGGAATATTTAGAAGATTGCGTCCAGGCCAATGGTATTATATTTTTAGTTGATGGTAGTAGTAGACGTAAGGACTCAGAGTATGTGAATGGGCTAGATAAGTTTTTGTTACTATTAGATCGGAATGATATAGCGGGGAGTAAAAAGAGGATTGCTCTAGTATTAAATAAATGTGAACAACCGGACCTATGGGTAAACCGAAACAAACCAGAATACCTAGCATCTGCGAGATTTCCCCAAGTGTGTAGTAGATTAAAGGCCTGGCAAAAAATGGGAGGGGGGAACATAGAGTTTTTTACAGCATCAGCATTTGGTATGTTGGGTACTAAATACCCAGAACCCAACGTAAACTTATTGACCAGAGGGAGATCAGGAGTGACAGCAGTCATTAGAAATCCCAAATTATGGAGACCCTTTGGTTTAATTGCTCCCATTTATTGGCTATGTAAAGGTTCTCGTCATCCACAACTAGATAACGGTTAA
- a CDS encoding DNA-methyltransferase — protein MKLNDFKSFLGNPVYEDKDVLIYQGDSLTIMNKLPAGCLPLTVTSPPYNIGKEYESILSLEDYIQWTSKWINQVYYCTSSSGAFWLNLGYLSIPNTAKAIPIPYLIWDKIPFYLIQEIVWNYGAGVAGKLFFSPRNEKFLWYVKDSQNYLFNLDDIRDPNVKYPNQKKNGKLKCNVNGKNPTDVWQIPKITSGQNRSSKERTPHPAQFPVELISRIILASSHPGDIIFDPFFGSGSIAEAAIKTGRKAIGIEINPNYVNIAVQRVKNIRYEKENQVKQGSLFDLVTDIF, from the coding sequence ATGAAACTAAATGATTTTAAATCTTTTTTAGGTAATCCTGTTTATGAAGATAAAGATGTATTGATTTACCAAGGTGACTCATTAACAATCATGAATAAATTACCAGCAGGATGTTTACCCTTAACCGTTACATCTCCTCCCTATAATATCGGCAAAGAATATGAATCTATATTATCATTAGAAGATTATATTCAATGGACATCTAAATGGATTAATCAAGTTTATTATTGCACATCATCTTCTGGTGCGTTTTGGCTAAATCTTGGTTATCTTTCTATTCCTAATACAGCTAAAGCAATTCCAATCCCCTATTTAATTTGGGATAAAATTCCTTTTTATTTAATCCAAGAAATTGTTTGGAATTATGGTGCGGGAGTAGCAGGTAAATTGTTTTTTTCTCCTCGTAATGAGAAATTTTTATGGTATGTAAAAGACTCTCAAAACTATTTATTTAATTTAGATGATATCCGTGATCCTAATGTTAAATACCCTAATCAAAAGAAAAATGGCAAATTAAAATGTAATGTTAACGGAAAAAATCCTACTGATGTTTGGCAAATCCCCAAAATTACATCTGGTCAAAATCGTAGTTCTAAAGAAAGAACTCCTCATCCAGCACAATTTCCAGTTGAGTTAATTAGTCGAATCATTTTAGCCAGTAGTCATCCTGGAGATATTATATTTGATCCTTTTTTTGGTTCTGGTTCAATAGCAGAAGCAGCTATAAAAACAGGACGTAAAGCAATAGGTATTGAAATCAATCCAAATTATGTAAACATTGCAGTACAAAGAGTTAAAAATATCAGATATGAGAAAGAAAATCAAGTGAAACAAGGTAGTTTATTTGATTTAGTTACTGATATTTTTTGA
- a CDS encoding transposase family protein, translating into MSNISEYIQNNPHESHRLLGLKYEQLQQLLEKAIKLHHQKQQLVESKKTRIIQGGGGRKPKLSPSEQIILTLTYLRQLTTFQLLGIQFGVSETTANDIFNYWLPIIGELLPPSLLEQVKKNSSDYEVVKEILTEFELIVDSYEQPIDRPGEYQEQKKYYSGKKACHTRKSQLIVLPNGKDIVDVVAGKPGPKSDVNLFRETRNIFDKKQKFSGDKAYQGEELMKTPTKKPKNQELTSEQKEKNKELASERIFVEHLIRVVKIFRVAQERFRLNSSKYEQVIMTICGLVRFRMGTYLF; encoded by the coding sequence ATGAGCAACATATCTGAATATATCCAGAATAATCCTCACGAATCACACCGTTTATTGGGTCTGAAGTATGAGCAGTTACAGCAACTTTTGGAAAAAGCCATAAAACTGCATCATCAGAAACAACAATTGGTTGAATCAAAAAAAACCCGAATTATTCAAGGCGGTGGAGGGCGCAAACCCAAATTATCACCGTCGGAGCAAATAATCTTAACATTAACATATTTACGGCAGTTAACAACATTTCAGCTACTAGGTATTCAATTTGGAGTAAGTGAAACAACTGCAAATGATATCTTTAACTATTGGTTGCCAATAATAGGAGAATTATTGCCACCAAGTTTGCTAGAACAGGTAAAAAAAAACTCCAGTGATTACGAAGTCGTTAAAGAAATATTAACAGAATTTGAGTTAATAGTGGATAGCTATGAACAGCCTATAGACAGACCTGGAGAGTACCAAGAACAAAAAAAATATTATTCAGGTAAAAAAGCCTGTCATACTAGAAAAAGTCAACTAATCGTTTTACCAAATGGTAAAGATATTGTTGATGTAGTAGCGGGTAAACCTGGTCCAAAAAGTGATGTAAATTTATTCCGTGAAACCAGAAATATATTTGATAAAAAACAAAAATTTAGTGGTGATAAAGCTTATCAAGGAGAGGAGTTAATGAAAACTCCGACAAAAAAACCTAAAAACCAAGAATTAACGTCTGAACAAAAAGAAAAAAATAAAGAGTTAGCTTCCGAACGAATTTTTGTTGAACATTTAATTCGTGTAGTGAAAATATTCAGAGTGGCACAAGAAAGATTTCGATTAAATTCAAGTAAGTATGAACAGGTAATCATGACTATTTGTGGACTTGTTCGTTTCCGAATGGGAACCTACTTATTTTAG
- a CDS encoding DEAD/DEAH box helicase, with protein MNYELRITNYLDIFNFRNQIIGDYRRYIESFLKIRDPRVQQFVNQELEKGQLWTNPLVQLNPKYRPGATVNELVKNGILHPDCTQYFSKNGHPFNFHYHQKQAFETAKKQEPYVLTTGTGSGKSMTYVVPIFDDLLRHPEIQGVRAILVYPMNALINSQEEELNKFLNNVPNSHIRVAKYTGQENLSTKIEIQNNPPHILLTNYVMLELMLSRTQEEKLVASPELKFLVLDELHTYRGRQGADVAILIRKLRQRCGKIAAWGNNYQLLCIGTSATMSTEGTRAQRRQVVADVASKLFGVKIKPDNVIDETLERSIKSPQPTITELGESIDQGLPPEPEQTLENFQNHPLSHWIEMTFGLEDKQGHLVRRTPISLENAAEKLADETQLSHHTCLDFLKQMFLWGSKVKGLAFRLHQFISQGGSVYSTIETPEKRFLTLEGQYTTTEERLLYPLVFCRECGHDYYVIHYNEDKQVVLPQLPTSLDMNPEYADTKAGYLTLDELGLWDPYKDEERLPDSWFTETKKNGRVPGKDYAKFIPQKLQILPNGKVTTSLLQGTTCWFVPRPFRVCLNCGVVHDGNKNEFTKLSRLSSEGRSTATTLLCLSTVSRLKQVFTGEKAQAAKILSFTDNRQDASLQAGHFNDFVQTSFLRAALLGALQSKGKLTHSELVGEVIKQMGISQKDYAKEKAEFGKGKTRNEKAFQDLIEYRLYEDLRRGWRIVQPNLEQCGLLVIEYDGLEEICTNKDIWNKHRHPVLLQATPQERLTAALALLNHLRRELAIDARLLQSDNKDSLLRDVFQTIKEPWVFDENEKWHFAKFATIDGNYKAKSQHKAPVKLTTKSKIGRFLRSPKAWSLRSELLTETEYNTLISTFITALADAGFLITKNGIQLQISSLVWKFTILTEIPPDPLSSKRLQGQEDVKIPVNRFFQEFYQTSAQKIQAMEGREHTGQVKTQARQEREERFRKGELASLFCSPTMELGIDISDLSVVHLRNVPPSPANYAQRSGRAGRSGQEALVITYAAIGSGHDQYFFQRQQQMVAGAVAPPKLELANQDLVESHVYSIWLAHTGVYLDDSMNKILDLDVAGYPLKDSVREQLTLSRTKLAECLKATQSILADPFCQSDLQKASWYSVHGLEFTLENALNTFDRKCDRWRKLYDSAVKQKDQANIIISRYAAGHVTEEELKNAKAQRVEAERQIDLLVGHNQGKSNSEFEFYPYRYFAAEGFLPGFNFPRLPVRAFVPTNDGGEFISRPRVVALREFAPSNIIYYEGSKFMVSKTKVPVGGIESQYQRVSCCFNCGYFHLDTALNNCENCGVEIKPDSSQNLAKLNRVLSMETVFSHRRERITCDEEERLKYGYNTTTHFRYALQKQESATVLAADNTPLFKLTYGATATIWRINRGLKRNTEERGFKLDVKTGIWGDTKTNLPPERLHREVNLMVEDTCNILVIEPLNVPQDNKEGFIGTLQYTLETAIQAVYKLEPDELDSERLGEGKYLLFWEASEGGAGVLSQLLQQANAFEKIANAALDICHFLEPKDTCVQACYECLLSYRNQFDHALINRHLIKSLLDELQASTVEISDIDRSAKYQKLLSQTDPNSDFERVVLQEIYQRGYKLPDAAQEFIPEANCKPDFVYKEDAIALFCDGSVHDSPEQKKQDKIERDNLRYNASYQVLTLRYNENWGEGLEVLGSL; from the coding sequence ATGAATTACGAATTACGAATTACGAATTATCTCGATATATTCAATTTCCGTAATCAAATTATAGGCGATTATCGTCGATATATAGAAAGTTTCTTAAAAATTCGTGATCCTAGAGTACAACAATTTGTCAATCAAGAACTAGAAAAAGGACAACTCTGGACAAATCCCTTAGTACAATTAAATCCTAAATATCGTCCTGGTGCAACAGTTAATGAATTAGTTAAAAACGGTATTCTCCATCCTGACTGTACACAATACTTCTCTAAAAATGGTCATCCTTTTAATTTCCATTATCACCAAAAACAAGCTTTTGAAACTGCTAAAAAACAAGAACCTTATGTATTAACAACAGGTACAGGTTCAGGCAAAAGCATGACTTATGTTGTCCCCATTTTTGATGACTTACTGCGTCATCCAGAAATTCAAGGAGTTAGGGCAATTTTAGTATATCCCATGAACGCCCTGATTAACTCCCAGGAAGAAGAATTAAATAAATTTCTTAACAACGTTCCTAATAGTCATATTCGGGTTGCTAAATATACTGGACAAGAAAATTTAAGCACAAAAATAGAAATTCAAAATAACCCACCCCACATATTATTAACCAACTACGTGATGCTGGAATTAATGCTTTCCCGCACCCAAGAAGAAAAACTCGTTGCTTCTCCAGAATTAAAATTTCTCGTATTAGATGAACTGCATACCTATAGAGGTAGACAAGGTGCAGATGTGGCAATATTAATTAGAAAATTACGTCAACGCTGTGGAAAAATTGCAGCATGGGGAAATAATTACCAATTATTATGTATTGGAACAAGCGCTACCATGTCCACAGAAGGAACACGCGCACAACGTCGTCAAGTAGTTGCAGATGTGGCAAGTAAATTATTTGGTGTTAAAATTAAACCTGATAACGTCATTGACGAAACTTTAGAACGTTCCATTAAAAGTCCTCAACCTACCATTACAGAACTGGGAGAAAGTATAGATCAAGGTTTACCACCAGAACCAGAACAAACATTAGAGAACTTCCAAAACCATCCTCTAAGTCATTGGATAGAAATGACCTTTGGTTTAGAAGATAAACAAGGTCATCTTGTCAGGAGAACACCTATAAGTTTAGAAAATGCTGCAGAAAAATTAGCTGATGAAACTCAACTTTCTCACCACACTTGTTTAGACTTCCTTAAACAGATGTTTTTATGGGGAAGTAAAGTTAAAGGTTTAGCATTTCGACTTCATCAATTTATCTCCCAAGGTGGTAGCGTTTACTCTACTATTGAAACTCCCGAAAAACGCTTCCTCACCCTGGAAGGACAATATACCACCACAGAAGAACGTTTACTTTATCCCCTCGTCTTTTGTCGGGAATGCGGACATGATTATTATGTTATTCATTACAATGAGGATAAACAAGTAGTCCTTCCCCAACTCCCCACATCATTGGATATGAATCCTGAATATGCTGATACAAAAGCTGGTTATCTTACCTTAGATGAACTAGGACTTTGGGATCCTTATAAAGACGAAGAAAGACTTCCTGACTCCTGGTTTACCGAAACCAAAAAGAACGGACGAGTTCCTGGAAAAGATTATGCTAAATTCATTCCCCAAAAATTACAAATTCTCCCCAACGGAAAAGTTACAACTTCCCTATTACAAGGAACAACTTGTTGGTTTGTTCCTAGACCATTTCGCGTGTGTTTAAATTGTGGTGTGGTTCATGATGGAAATAAAAACGAATTTACTAAACTTTCGCGCTTGAGTAGTGAAGGTAGAAGTACCGCTACCACCCTCCTCTGTTTATCCACTGTAAGCCGTCTCAAACAAGTTTTCACAGGTGAAAAAGCACAAGCTGCCAAAATTCTCAGTTTTACCGATAATCGCCAGGATGCCTCATTACAAGCCGGGCATTTTAATGATTTTGTGCAAACCAGTTTTTTACGTGCTGCTTTGTTAGGTGCATTGCAAAGTAAAGGAAAACTTACTCATAGTGAATTAGTGGGTGAAGTTATTAAACAAATGGGAATATCTCAAAAAGATTATGCTAAAGAAAAGGCAGAATTTGGGAAAGGTAAAACACGCAATGAAAAGGCTTTTCAAGACTTAATTGAATATCGTCTTTATGAAGACTTACGCAGAGGATGGCGTATTGTTCAACCTAATTTAGAACAGTGTGGACTTTTGGTAATTGAATATGATGGATTAGAGGAAATTTGTACAAATAAAGATATTTGGAATAAACACCGTCATCCAGTTTTATTACAAGCAACTCCTCAAGAGAGATTGACTGCTGCTTTAGCTTTATTAAATCATCTCCGTCGAGAATTAGCAATAGACGCTAGATTACTTCAATCTGATAATAAGGATTCTTTACTTAGAGATGTTTTTCAAACAATTAAAGAACCTTGGGTATTTGATGAAAATGAGAAATGGCATTTTGCCAAATTTGCCACTATTGATGGTAATTATAAAGCAAAATCTCAACACAAAGCTCCGGTAAAATTAACAACTAAAAGTAAAATTGGAAGGTTTTTACGTTCTCCTAAAGCTTGGTCACTACGCAGTGAATTGTTAACAGAAACAGAGTACAATACTTTAATTAGTACCTTCATTACTGCATTAGCTGATGCTGGTTTTTTAATTACTAAAAATGGTATTCAATTACAAATTAGTTCCTTGGTATGGAAATTTACAATATTAACTGAAATTCCCCCTGATCCTCTTTCGTCTAAGCGCTTACAGGGTCAAGAAGATGTAAAAATACCTGTTAACAGATTCTTTCAAGAGTTTTATCAAACTAGCGCCCAAAAAATTCAAGCAATGGAAGGGCGAGAACACACAGGACAAGTTAAAACTCAGGCTCGTCAAGAACGGGAAGAAAGATTTAGAAAAGGAGAATTAGCGAGTTTATTCTGTTCTCCCACAATGGAATTAGGTATAGATATTTCTGACTTAAGCGTGGTTCACTTACGTAATGTTCCCCCCAGTCCTGCAAATTATGCCCAACGTAGCGGACGTGCGGGGAGGAGTGGTCAGGAGGCTTTAGTAATAACTTATGCTGCAATTGGTAGTGGACATGATCAATATTTTTTCCAACGTCAACAGCAAATGGTAGCTGGTGCTGTTGCTCCCCCTAAATTAGAATTAGCAAATCAAGATTTAGTTGAATCTCATGTGTATTCAATTTGGTTAGCACATACAGGAGTTTATTTAGACGACTCAATGAACAAAATTCTTGATTTAGATGTTGCTGGTTATCCCCTAAAAGATAGTGTACGTGAACAATTAACACTTAGTCGTACAAAATTAGCTGAATGTCTAAAAGCTACTCAGTCAATACTTGCAGATCCTTTCTGTCAAAGTGATCTACAAAAAGCCTCTTGGTATTCTGTACATGGGCTAGAATTTACCCTAGAAAATGCATTGAATACCTTTGATAGAAAATGCGATCGCTGGCGTAAACTTTATGATAGTGCAGTCAAACAAAAAGATCAGGCTAACATCATAATCAGTCGTTATGCTGCTGGTCATGTTACAGAGGAAGAACTAAAAAACGCTAAAGCTCAAAGAGTAGAAGCAGAACGGCAAATAGATTTACTGGTAGGACACAACCAAGGTAAAAGTAATAGCGAATTTGAATTTTATCCCTATCGCTACTTTGCTGCTGAAGGATTTTTACCAGGATTTAACTTTCCCCGCTTACCTGTACGAGCATTCGTACCCACCAATGATGGGGGGGAATTTATCTCTCGTCCTCGTGTTGTGGCCTTACGGGAATTTGCACCCAGTAATATTATTTACTATGAAGGTAGTAAATTTATGGTGTCAAAAACCAAAGTACCTGTGGGGGGAATTGAAAGTCAATATCAACGAGTAAGCTGTTGTTTTAACTGTGGTTATTTCCATCTAGATACAGCACTGAATAACTGTGAAAATTGCGGTGTAGAAATTAAACCTGATAGTTCTCAAAACCTAGCTAAATTAAATCGTGTGTTGTCAATGGAGACAGTATTTAGTCACAGAAGAGAACGTATTACCTGCGATGAAGAAGAAAGATTGAAATATGGTTATAATACTACCACCCATTTCCGTTATGCGCTTCAAAAACAAGAATCAGCTACAGTTTTAGCAGCAGATAATACACCACTATTCAAATTAACCTATGGAGCTACAGCAACTATTTGGCGTATTAACAGAGGACTGAAGAGAAACACCGAGGAACGGGGATTTAAATTAGATGTGAAAACAGGTATCTGGGGAGACACAAAAACAAATTTACCTCCAGAAAGGTTACATAGGGAAGTAAATTTAATGGTAGAAGACACTTGCAATATTCTTGTCATCGAACCCTTGAATGTTCCCCAAGATAACAAAGAAGGTTTTATTGGCACACTCCAATATACCCTAGAAACAGCAATTCAAGCAGTTTATAAATTAGAACCAGATGAACTGGACTCAGAAAGATTAGGTGAAGGAAAATATTTACTATTTTGGGAAGCATCAGAAGGTGGTGCAGGAGTTTTATCTCAGCTACTACAGCAAGCAAATGCTTTTGAGAAAATCGCCAATGCTGCTTTAGATATCTGTCATTTCTTAGAACCCAAGGATACCTGTGTGCAAGCTTGTTATGAGTGTTTACTTTCCTATAGGAATCAATTTGACCATGCGTTAATTAATCGTCATCTGATTAAATCTTTGCTAGATGAACTGCAAGCAAGTACAGTAGAAATATCAGATATAGACCGCAGTGCAAAATATCAAAAGTTGCTTTCTCAAACAGATCCAAACTCTGATTTTGAACGAGTAGTGTTACAGGAGATTTATCAACGGGGGTATAAACTACCTGATGCTGCACAGGAATTTATTCCTGAAGCCAATTGTAAACCAGATTTTGTGTATAAGGAAGATGCGATCGCTCTCTTTTGTGATGGTTCAGTTCATGATAGTCCTGAGCAGAAAAAGCAAGATAAAATTGAGCGGGATAATCTCAGGTACAATGCTAGTTATCAAGTTTTAACTCTACGGTATAATGAGAATTGGGGTGAGGGGTTGGAGGTTTTAGGGAGTTTGTAA
- a CDS encoding HepT-like ribonuclease domain-containing protein — MSRSLKLYCDDILISCDKILRYTQGLDERSFFADELRFDAVIRNLQVIGESVKQIPPEIRNKYPDIEWRKIAGLRDILVHAYFSLEDEIIWDIIHTKISPVKSAILIIIAQEF, encoded by the coding sequence ATGTCGCGTAGCTTAAAACTTTATTGTGATGATATTTTAATTAGTTGTGATAAAATTCTCCGTTATACTCAAGGATTAGATGAACGGAGTTTTTTTGCTGATGAATTAAGATTTGATGCGGTAATTAGAAATTTACAGGTTATTGGAGAATCAGTTAAACAAATTCCCCCAGAAATAAGAAATAAATATCCAGATATTGAATGGCGCAAAATTGCCGGATTACGAGATATTTTAGTTCATGCGTACTTCTCTTTAGAAGATGAGATTATTTGGGATATCATTCACACTAAAATTAGTCCTGTAAAATCAGCGATTTTAATTATTATTGCTCAAGAATTTTAA
- a CDS encoding nucleotidyltransferase family protein: MNREYLINFLKQNLTTIKSYGVTSLALFGSYARDEAKTTSDIDLLVEFQGKVTFDEYMDLKFFLEDNLSLSVDLVTKKMLKPQIIDAVEKDAIYVA; this comes from the coding sequence ATGAACAGAGAATATTTAATTAACTTTCTCAAACAGAACTTAACCACCATAAAAAGTTATGGTGTAACTTCCTTAGCTTTATTTGGTTCTTATGCAAGAGATGAAGCAAAAACTACTAGCGACATTGATTTATTAGTAGAATTTCAAGGTAAAGTTACCTTTGATGAATATATGGACTTAAAATTTTTCTTAGAAGATAACTTATCTTTATCCGTTGATTTAGTCACGAAAAAAATGTTGAAACCTCAAATTATTGATGCTGTAGAAAAGGATGCTATTTATGTCGCGTAG